In Luteitalea sp. TBR-22, one genomic interval encodes:
- the pglZ gene encoding BREX-2 system phosphatase PglZ, translating to MQHVRAIRSKLEGHSGGQPAGAPHVFALRSAAAWTGPASLDVEGQPVDVVAAVSALHVRELLAARVAGMPDLVVITPLAEAELGADVMARLAGRRVVSLEPWTLVLEAFRARDLDARLLAHRWMALALLEGMPATGYPPVPAGVLDSETAWSSLLQQRLGLAVAQPDVVALLEWAADPSHVERWRQLPADVRDGVRAWLVQHLGDVASLIVDAAALGHDALALGLVCDVLFHEWNMPSGAPGLRSEARDAAIRFESFIGGRPLPEGAGLAWSRAAVAIASRPRDPRQAGVLRVALDNAERALKHLQADALAVHSDVLPSGFDRRCEVFGEALLEYLRDPEGRRDDVHDARGHLRAHRSCTLPSNKERLERLEMSLRLARWLNERASDVPGSIGEAAWAQVQQDGLADWARAVARSVDPSAAVADACRAVLEAVRQAVRRRQDAFATKLAHWLELGTDPGVLLVERVLEARVAPLAAHAPVLLLVMDGMSAGTCLELAHSLVEDGWTPLATEGRSSPEPVLALLPSLTAVCRTSLLSGRVVEGAAADESRNFAAHAGLVARSTPALPPVLFHKAGLAEDHGALQEPLRKALGNPKQRVVGVVVNAIDDHLLKADQVRNRWTISDVPMLSAILSDARAAGRIVVLTSDHGHILDDRSTQRSGGAGTSDRWRPADTPAGDGEVLVSGPRVIAPGHACVLAVSEQLRYRSKKNGYHGGGTPQEVVAPLVVLASGATTVPGWEETALPAPDWWMLEYEDLRVYSAPVQTSQDRPARRAGPTPPSPSKPLLSLVDDEPAAPAGPAADTSLAARLLQSEVYAAQKAQQARAAVPDERVKAILGFLLARGGRSTRAAVASALGIPKPRLDLQLGALRGVLNVEGYAVLSIDEAGDTVTLNRDYLMSQFDLH from the coding sequence GTGCAACACGTGCGCGCCATCCGGAGCAAGCTGGAGGGACACTCCGGCGGGCAGCCTGCTGGCGCACCGCATGTGTTCGCGCTGCGCAGTGCCGCCGCCTGGACGGGGCCGGCGTCGCTCGACGTGGAAGGGCAGCCCGTGGACGTCGTCGCTGCGGTCTCGGCGCTCCACGTCCGTGAGCTGCTGGCGGCCCGCGTGGCCGGCATGCCGGACCTCGTGGTCATCACGCCGCTGGCCGAGGCGGAACTCGGCGCCGACGTGATGGCGCGCCTTGCAGGCCGGCGCGTGGTCTCGCTGGAGCCATGGACGCTGGTGCTCGAGGCCTTCCGCGCGCGCGACCTCGATGCGCGGTTGCTCGCGCATCGCTGGATGGCGCTGGCGCTGCTGGAGGGCATGCCCGCGACCGGCTATCCGCCCGTGCCTGCCGGCGTGCTGGACAGCGAGACCGCGTGGTCGTCCCTGCTGCAGCAGCGTCTCGGCCTGGCTGTGGCTCAGCCGGACGTGGTGGCCTTGCTCGAGTGGGCGGCAGACCCATCCCACGTGGAGCGCTGGAGGCAACTGCCTGCTGACGTACGCGACGGCGTGCGTGCGTGGCTCGTCCAGCATCTCGGTGACGTGGCGTCCCTCATCGTGGATGCTGCGGCGCTGGGACATGACGCGCTGGCACTCGGTCTCGTGTGCGACGTCCTGTTTCACGAGTGGAACATGCCGAGCGGGGCGCCAGGGCTGAGGTCGGAAGCGCGCGATGCCGCCATTCGCTTCGAATCGTTCATCGGCGGGCGTCCGCTGCCCGAGGGCGCGGGGCTGGCCTGGTCGCGTGCTGCCGTGGCGATTGCCTCGCGTCCGCGCGATCCCAGGCAGGCAGGCGTGCTGCGAGTGGCGCTGGACAATGCCGAGCGCGCGCTGAAGCACTTGCAGGCCGACGCCCTGGCCGTGCACAGCGACGTCCTGCCGTCTGGCTTCGATCGGCGCTGCGAGGTGTTCGGGGAGGCACTGCTCGAGTACCTTCGTGACCCTGAAGGCCGTCGCGACGATGTGCACGATGCGAGGGGGCACCTGCGGGCGCATCGGTCGTGCACGCTGCCGTCGAACAAGGAACGCCTGGAGCGCCTCGAGATGTCGCTGCGCCTCGCACGATGGCTGAACGAGCGCGCGTCAGACGTCCCCGGCTCGATTGGCGAGGCAGCCTGGGCGCAGGTGCAACAGGATGGCCTTGCCGACTGGGCACGTGCCGTCGCGAGGTCCGTGGACCCGTCTGCCGCCGTGGCCGATGCCTGCCGCGCCGTGCTCGAGGCCGTCCGGCAGGCCGTTCGTCGCCGACAGGACGCGTTTGCCACGAAGCTGGCGCACTGGCTCGAGCTCGGCACCGATCCGGGTGTGCTGCTCGTGGAGCGCGTCCTCGAGGCGCGCGTCGCCCCACTCGCCGCGCATGCACCGGTTCTGCTGCTCGTCATGGACGGCATGAGTGCCGGCACGTGCCTGGAGCTGGCGCACAGTCTCGTGGAGGATGGCTGGACGCCCCTGGCGACTGAGGGCAGGTCGTCGCCGGAGCCCGTGCTCGCGCTGCTGCCATCGCTGACGGCCGTCTGCCGCACCAGCCTGCTGAGCGGAAGGGTCGTGGAGGGAGCCGCGGCGGACGAGAGCCGCAACTTCGCGGCGCATGCCGGGCTCGTCGCCCGAAGCACGCCAGCGCTTCCGCCGGTGCTGTTCCACAAGGCAGGTCTTGCGGAGGACCACGGCGCGCTGCAGGAGCCGCTGCGCAAGGCGCTGGGCAACCCGAAGCAGCGCGTGGTTGGCGTGGTGGTCAATGCCATCGACGACCACCTGCTGAAGGCCGACCAGGTGCGCAACCGGTGGACCATCTCGGACGTGCCCATGCTTTCTGCCATCCTCAGCGATGCCAGGGCAGCTGGCCGCATCGTCGTGCTCACCTCGGATCACGGCCACATCCTCGACGATCGCAGCACGCAGCGGTCCGGCGGGGCCGGCACCTCCGATCGCTGGCGTCCCGCGGATACTCCGGCGGGTGACGGCGAGGTCCTGGTGAGCGGCCCGCGTGTGATCGCTCCTGGGCACGCGTGCGTCCTCGCCGTGTCGGAGCAACTGCGATATCGCAGCAAGAAGAACGGGTACCACGGCGGTGGCACGCCCCAGGAGGTCGTCGCGCCGCTGGTCGTGCTCGCGAGTGGGGCAACGACGGTGCCCGGGTGGGAGGAAACGGCCCTGCCTGCGCCTGACTGGTGGATGCTCGAGTACGAGGATCTTCGCGTGTACTCGGCACCGGTGCAGACGTCGCAGGATCGGCCGGCTCGGAGAGCCGGCCCTACCCCTCCTTCGCCCTCGAAGCCGCTGCTGTCGCTCGTGGACGACGAACCGGCTGCGCCGGCCGGGCCGGCCGCGGACACCTCGCTGGCCGCACGGCTGTTGCAGTCCGAGGTGTATGCGGCCCAGAAGGCGCAGCAGGCGCGTGCGGCCGTGCCCGACGAGCGCGTGAAGGCCATCCTGGGGTTCCTGCTGGCGCGGGGCGGCCGTTCGACGCGCGCCGCTGTTGCGAGTGCGCTTGGCATTCCGAAGCCCCGGCTCGACCTTCAGCTCGGTGCACTGCGCGGCGTGCTCAACGTCGAGGGCTACGCCGTCCTCTCCATCGACGAGGCAGGCGACACCGTGACCCTCAATCGCGACTACCTGATGTCGCAGTTCGACCTGCACTGA
- the brxD gene encoding BREX system ATP-binding protein BrxD, translating to MEISPQRRLDIIDALRRGTVPRAGLDTFAVGVDRWQAALDEELQRVRSGAGVFKAVRGQYGSGKTFVARWIEERARRQGFATAEVQISETETPLHKLETVYRRLIERLATTDVPEGAFRSVIERWFYVLEEDALAAGDVSEHDTAALLARTSKLLEERLAEITRHAPMFATALRGYREAAARGDAARAESLLAWLGGQPNVAASAKREAGIKGDLDHFGALGFLQGLLAVLRDAGFSGLVVVLDEVETLQRMRGDVRERALNALRQLIDEVDSGRFPGLYLLITGTPAFFDGPQGVQRLPPLAQRLHVDFTTDARFDNPRAVQIRLAAFDQSRLEEVGRRIRDVYASHAPSRERLLGVADDAYVRDLAQGVAGRLGGKVGIAPRIFLKKLVADVLDRVDQFPDFDPRRDYALTVAETEMTAVERAASGAASVDDIALDL from the coding sequence CTGGAGATCAGCCCGCAGCGACGGCTCGACATCATCGATGCGCTCCGCCGCGGTACCGTGCCGCGCGCGGGGCTCGACACGTTCGCCGTTGGCGTGGACCGCTGGCAGGCCGCGCTCGACGAGGAACTGCAGCGCGTGCGGTCAGGCGCGGGCGTGTTCAAGGCGGTGCGTGGCCAGTACGGCAGCGGCAAGACGTTCGTGGCGCGCTGGATCGAGGAGCGCGCCCGCCGGCAGGGGTTCGCCACGGCCGAAGTGCAGATCTCGGAGACCGAGACGCCGCTGCACAAGCTCGAGACCGTGTACCGGCGGCTGATCGAACGCCTGGCCACGACCGACGTGCCTGAGGGGGCTTTCCGCTCGGTGATCGAGCGCTGGTTCTACGTGCTCGAGGAGGACGCGCTCGCGGCCGGCGACGTCAGCGAGCACGATACGGCGGCGCTGCTGGCCCGTACGTCGAAGCTCCTCGAGGAGCGGCTTGCCGAGATCACGCGGCATGCGCCGATGTTCGCCACGGCCCTGCGCGGCTATCGCGAGGCGGCGGCACGGGGCGACGCGGCGCGCGCCGAATCGCTGCTGGCATGGCTGGGCGGGCAGCCGAACGTCGCAGCCAGCGCGAAGCGCGAGGCAGGCATCAAGGGCGACCTCGATCACTTTGGCGCGCTCGGGTTCCTGCAGGGACTGCTCGCGGTGCTGCGCGATGCCGGCTTCAGCGGTCTCGTGGTCGTGCTCGACGAGGTGGAGACGCTGCAGCGGATGCGCGGCGACGTCCGTGAGCGCGCGCTCAACGCGCTCCGGCAGCTGATCGACGAGGTCGACTCCGGCCGTTTCCCTGGGCTCTACTTGCTGATCACCGGGACGCCGGCGTTCTTCGACGGCCCGCAGGGTGTGCAGCGCCTGCCTCCGCTGGCGCAACGCCTGCACGTGGATTTCACCACCGACGCTCGCTTCGACAACCCGCGCGCGGTGCAGATTCGCCTGGCGGCCTTCGATCAGTCACGACTGGAGGAAGTGGGGCGGCGCATCCGAGACGTGTATGCCTCGCACGCGCCGTCGCGCGAGCGACTACTGGGCGTCGCTGATGACGCGTACGTACGCGATCTGGCGCAGGGCGTGGCAGGTCGGCTCGGAGGCAAGGTTGGTATTGCCCCGCGCATCTTCCTGAAGAAGCTGGTCGCCGACGTCCTTGATCGCGTCGACCAGTTCCCCGACTTCGACCCGCGCCGCGACTACGCGCTCACCGTCGCCGAGACGGAGATGACTGCCGTGGAGCGCGCGGCGTCCGGTGCTGCCTCCGTCGACGACATCGCCCTCGACCTGTGA
- a CDS encoding DEAD/DEAH box helicase, with translation MSFDRLHPVVQHHIVNSLGWRSLRPLQEQAIGPILDGAHAMLVAPTAGGKTEAATFPVLSRMLAEQWSGLSVLYLCPLRALLNNLQPRLEGYGRLVGRRVAMWHGDVGESERRRILADPPDLLLTTPESLEVMLVSRRVEHEALFRRVRAVVVDEVHAFAADDRGWHLLSVLERIQRLAEQPIQRVGLSATVGNPDEVLAWLAGSSPAERRIVQVGASGSVATDVTVDFVGGLENAATVISRLHQGEKRLVFCDSRARVEELAAYLRKRDVDTYVSHSSLSPDERRQAEAAFASGSNCVIVATGTLELGIDVGDLDRVIQIDAPTQVASFLQRLGRTGRRAGTTRNCLFLATEDDALVRALALCALWRDGHVEHVTPPAMPLHLLAQQILALALQEGGIGAADWQGWVGGMPGFRALDRADVQETVQHMLTAGILHDDEGLWSIGAEGEAAFGRRHFMDLLSAFTTEPLFTVKHGQLELGRVHQLTFASRDDRPAVLLLAGRPWVVVHVDWDARTAFVKPTDDPGRSRWLGAGAPLRHELCQSVARVLAGEDVSAFCSKRASEQLAAHREAFAWLDPEKTAVVQDARGQWAWWTFAGLNSNAPLAQALREAGAAVGQPDNYRITLDSPLPADALEALRQRPVESMRSPVSEKALEGLKFNQCLPEALAVKELSTRMTNPRAVDTTLLRATVTSA, from the coding sequence GTGAGCTTCGACCGGCTTCACCCCGTCGTCCAGCACCACATCGTCAACTCGCTGGGGTGGCGGTCGCTGCGGCCCCTGCAGGAGCAAGCGATCGGTCCGATTCTCGACGGCGCGCACGCCATGCTCGTGGCGCCGACGGCAGGCGGCAAGACCGAGGCGGCCACCTTTCCAGTGCTGTCGCGCATGCTGGCGGAGCAATGGTCCGGTCTCTCGGTCCTGTATCTCTGCCCGTTGCGCGCGCTCCTCAACAACCTTCAGCCTCGCCTCGAGGGTTACGGCCGACTGGTGGGGCGCCGCGTCGCCATGTGGCACGGCGACGTCGGCGAGAGCGAACGGCGACGCATCCTTGCTGACCCACCGGACCTCCTGCTGACCACGCCGGAGTCGCTGGAGGTGATGCTGGTCAGCCGGCGCGTGGAGCACGAGGCATTGTTCCGACGCGTGCGGGCGGTGGTCGTCGACGAAGTGCACGCGTTCGCAGCCGACGACCGCGGCTGGCACCTGCTGTCGGTGCTGGAGCGCATCCAACGCCTGGCCGAGCAGCCGATCCAGCGCGTGGGGTTGTCGGCCACGGTCGGCAATCCCGACGAGGTGCTGGCGTGGCTGGCGGGTTCATCCCCGGCGGAACGGCGGATCGTGCAAGTGGGCGCGTCGGGAAGCGTGGCGACCGACGTCACCGTGGACTTCGTGGGCGGGCTCGAGAACGCCGCCACCGTGATCTCGCGATTGCATCAGGGCGAGAAGCGCCTGGTGTTCTGCGACAGCCGGGCGCGCGTCGAGGAACTCGCCGCGTACCTCCGCAAGCGCGACGTGGACACGTACGTCTCGCACTCGTCGCTGAGTCCCGACGAGCGTCGTCAGGCGGAGGCGGCCTTCGCCTCCGGCAGCAACTGCGTAATCGTCGCCACGGGCACCCTCGAACTCGGCATCGACGTCGGCGACCTCGACCGCGTCATTCAGATAGACGCCCCCACGCAGGTGGCGTCCTTCCTCCAGCGCCTCGGTCGCACGGGCCGGCGTGCGGGCACGACGCGCAACTGCCTGTTTCTCGCGACCGAAGACGACGCGCTCGTGCGGGCGCTGGCGCTGTGTGCGTTGTGGCGAGACGGGCACGTGGAGCACGTGACACCGCCGGCCATGCCGCTGCACCTGCTCGCGCAGCAGATCCTCGCGCTTGCGCTGCAGGAGGGCGGTATCGGCGCAGCGGACTGGCAGGGCTGGGTGGGCGGCATGCCTGGCTTCCGCGCGCTGGATAGAGCCGACGTGCAGGAGACCGTGCAGCACATGCTGACCGCCGGCATCCTGCACGATGACGAGGGCCTGTGGTCGATCGGCGCCGAGGGTGAAGCGGCATTCGGACGCCGCCACTTCATGGACCTGCTCTCGGCGTTCACCACCGAGCCGCTGTTCACGGTCAAGCACGGCCAGCTCGAACTTGGACGCGTGCACCAGCTCACGTTCGCCAGCCGCGACGACCGCCCCGCCGTGCTCCTGCTCGCCGGTCGCCCGTGGGTGGTCGTGCACGTCGACTGGGATGCCAGAACCGCCTTCGTGAAGCCGACGGACGATCCCGGCCGTTCCCGCTGGCTCGGCGCCGGGGCGCCACTCCGCCACGAGTTGTGCCAATCGGTGGCGCGTGTGCTCGCTGGCGAGGACGTCAGCGCGTTCTGCTCGAAGCGTGCCTCGGAGCAACTCGCGGCGCACCGCGAGGCCTTCGCCTGGCTCGACCCGGAGAAGACCGCAGTCGTGCAGGATGCCCGCGGCCAGTGGGCCTGGTGGACCTTCGCCGGCCTCAACTCGAACGCCCCACTCGCGCAGGCGCTCCGCGAGGCCGGTGCCGCCGTGGGGCAGCCGGACAACTACCGAATCACGCTGGACAGCCCGTTGCCGGCGGACGCCCTCGAGGCATTGCGCCAGCGGCCGGTGGAGTCGATGCGCAGCCCCGTCAGCGAGAAGGCGCTCGAGGGGCTGAAGTTCAATCAGTGCCTCCCCGAGGCGCTCGCGGTGAAGGAGCTGTCGACGCGGATGACCAATCCACGAGCTGTTGACACCACGCTATTGAGGGCGACGGTGACGAGCGCCTGA
- a CDS encoding DUF262 domain-containing protein — protein sequence MKIYDDNSEPLHELLKTASSQTGATLLVPDLQRPYVWSPEQVTLLVDSLLRGWPFGTLLLWKVHKEELAGIPSRPFWSIADRTGEFDDARVKPGNPPAEFRMVLDGQQRLQSLLLAFAGDNWGFRLTDYDWALLLDEERPRGKHARKHWSMGELCLDLHRFREQVQTARGLTGVDFRGALRWVVLSPSHGRSSLPRPATYKYPIPNALVAENRGRFVRLSRLWDIASTQAGLFEQHFRNKLQPLLEGYGVAKDIQSDVVDPLAQLVVTLVGIKQSKVSYLQLQPFDPDVLSLDVYNDAIVNIFTRLNTAGRALTRQEITFAWIKTGWDSSLTENTTAGRCFENLQEALREEKLNLDIDSLVGAVSAMWSVIYGRGALLTASDLLRGDKVGPMARDLVNEWEVLMRNFVDGAGLVESRGLHYGLHYRSLNVLTLLLTWRLLGRKWLLMHPQSVTTADSFERTLDARFNEYADRWLLMSQWSGRWGKSTDKVFGDYVKDLADYCEQLSPVASPEAAMKLLKTCITRWLDALQPDASKYIDDLEVQDRKRVHDYYVPLWLWHRLDERRWKASKGPLRISKTGVSSDVDHLVAVKVWESLPFPESEPLSLAEAPEQRETYSVMMNALGNCCLLEKSFNIAKGASSLTSFLAKVDEFASGALAIDQWTTDLLGSRAALADTSDSNLKAVAEVITLRTSEMKAELKKYISGELQRVDVD from the coding sequence ATGAAGATCTACGACGACAACTCTGAGCCGCTCCACGAGCTTCTCAAGACCGCCTCCTCGCAGACAGGTGCAACACTGCTGGTCCCCGACCTCCAGCGGCCCTATGTGTGGAGCCCTGAGCAGGTCACTCTGCTGGTCGATTCCCTCCTGCGTGGGTGGCCGTTCGGGACGCTGCTCCTGTGGAAGGTGCACAAGGAGGAACTCGCCGGTATTCCGTCGAGGCCGTTCTGGTCTATTGCGGACAGGACCGGCGAGTTCGACGACGCCCGGGTAAAGCCAGGCAACCCGCCGGCAGAGTTCCGGATGGTGCTCGACGGCCAACAGCGCCTCCAGAGTCTGCTGCTCGCGTTCGCGGGTGACAACTGGGGATTCCGACTGACGGACTACGATTGGGCCCTGCTCCTCGACGAGGAGCGGCCACGTGGAAAACACGCCAGGAAGCATTGGTCCATGGGTGAACTGTGCCTGGACTTGCACCGGTTCCGCGAACAGGTGCAGACCGCTCGCGGCCTCACGGGCGTCGACTTCCGGGGCGCGCTCCGATGGGTGGTACTCAGTCCGAGCCACGGGCGGTCGTCGCTGCCACGGCCAGCGACGTACAAGTATCCGATTCCTAACGCACTCGTTGCGGAGAACCGAGGACGTTTCGTGCGCTTGAGTCGGCTGTGGGACATCGCTTCCACGCAAGCCGGGTTGTTCGAGCAGCATTTCCGCAACAAGCTTCAACCCCTGCTCGAGGGCTACGGGGTCGCGAAGGACATCCAGTCAGACGTCGTCGATCCGCTGGCGCAGTTGGTGGTCACGCTCGTCGGCATCAAGCAGTCCAAGGTGTCGTACCTCCAACTCCAGCCATTCGACCCGGATGTCCTGAGCCTCGACGTGTACAACGACGCCATTGTCAACATCTTCACTCGCCTGAACACCGCCGGTCGGGCGTTGACCCGTCAGGAGATCACCTTCGCCTGGATCAAGACAGGTTGGGACTCCTCTCTGACCGAGAACACGACGGCAGGCCGCTGTTTCGAGAATCTCCAGGAGGCGCTGCGTGAAGAAAAGCTGAACCTGGACATCGACTCGCTCGTTGGCGCCGTGTCGGCCATGTGGTCTGTGATCTACGGCAGAGGTGCGCTGCTCACCGCCAGCGACCTGCTGCGTGGCGACAAGGTGGGCCCGATGGCGAGAGACCTCGTCAATGAATGGGAAGTGCTCATGAGGAACTTTGTCGATGGTGCGGGTCTTGTGGAGAGCCGTGGCCTTCATTACGGACTGCACTACCGCTCTTTGAACGTCCTGACGCTGTTGCTCACGTGGCGCCTGCTGGGACGCAAGTGGCTGCTCATGCATCCGCAGTCCGTCACGACGGCCGACAGCTTCGAGAGGACTCTCGATGCCCGCTTCAATGAGTATGCGGATCGGTGGCTCCTGATGTCGCAGTGGTCGGGCCGATGGGGCAAGTCCACGGACAAGGTCTTCGGCGACTACGTGAAGGACCTAGCCGACTACTGCGAGCAATTGTCACCGGTAGCATCGCCCGAAGCGGCCATGAAGCTCCTGAAGACGTGCATAACTCGCTGGCTCGACGCTTTGCAGCCCGACGCGTCGAAGTACATCGACGATCTCGAAGTCCAGGATCGCAAGCGCGTACACGACTACTACGTGCCCCTGTGGCTGTGGCACCGCCTTGATGAGAGGAGATGGAAGGCCTCGAAGGGTCCTCTGCGTATCTCGAAGACTGGCGTGAGTTCTGACGTGGATCACCTTGTCGCAGTCAAGGTGTGGGAATCGCTGCCGTTTCCCGAGAGTGAGCCCTTGTCCCTCGCGGAGGCTCCCGAGCAACGGGAGACCTACAGCGTAATGATGAATGCGCTGGGAAACTGCTGCCTGCTGGAGAAGTCATTCAACATCGCCAAGGGAGCCTCTTCCTTGACGAGCTTCTTGGCGAAGGTTGACGAATTCGCCAGCGGAGCATTGGCTATCGACCAATGGACCACGGATCTTCTCGGGTCTCGAGCGGCGCTCGCAGATACATCGGACTCCAACCTGAAGGCGGTCGCCGAGGTCATCACGCTCCGCACCAGCGAGATGAAGGCGGAACTCAAGAAATACATCTCGGGTGAACTGCAGCGGGTGGACGTGGACTAG
- a CDS encoding AAA family ATPase: MPDFATCRQTLLLYLKARIPFISLRTDERDRALQLLRQLATDLNITIYFHTLSQGTRDIGTNRVTNDDRSVAGALDYASQMMGQRQHLTFILTEVQDIDGDTATSRQLLDVASSATERGGSVVVVTTSAVWPRLQRQGMTLTLDPPSEDEMQTIISECLEPYRGGMPIEWQGPELVEASTILAGVTQIEAENAIATLLAKGSILRSDLEALKQVKDRIFSDISGLERVSVSRGDAGVGGLSGLRVWLEKQRPLLTMDLRERGLRPPRGVLLVGVPGCGKSLSAKAIASDWGLPLYRLDLANIHGKFLGQSEGQLKEALATADRVAPCVLWIDEIEKGLGGSGDSDGGTSSRVLGHFLYWLQEGRARVFVVSTANDISRLPPELFRRGRFDELFFVDLPTDEERGEIIALYAKRYRLPLQSGLLDDLVQLSDGFAGSDLQAAVADVAKEAVIKGDAAVDEALWRRVFANVVPLSRTNPEAIDSIRAWGRERAVPASGQAPAAAPDQPKARRSVLA; the protein is encoded by the coding sequence GTGCCAGACTTCGCCACTTGTAGACAGACACTGCTGCTTTACCTCAAGGCCAGGATCCCCTTCATCTCGCTGCGCACTGACGAACGGGACCGGGCGTTGCAGCTGCTGCGACAGTTGGCGACCGACCTCAACATCACCATCTACTTCCACACGCTGTCGCAGGGCACGCGCGACATCGGCACCAACAGGGTCACCAATGATGACCGCTCCGTCGCTGGCGCGCTCGACTATGCGAGCCAGATGATGGGGCAACGGCAGCACCTGACCTTCATCCTCACCGAAGTGCAGGACATCGATGGTGACACGGCTACCAGCCGCCAGCTGCTCGACGTGGCTTCGTCTGCGACCGAGCGCGGAGGGTCGGTGGTCGTGGTCACCACGTCGGCGGTCTGGCCGAGGCTCCAACGGCAAGGCATGACGCTGACGCTCGATCCACCAAGCGAGGACGAGATGCAGACGATCATCTCGGAGTGTCTCGAGCCGTATCGCGGCGGCATGCCAATCGAGTGGCAGGGTCCAGAGTTGGTGGAGGCCTCGACGATCCTTGCGGGCGTCACCCAGATCGAGGCCGAGAACGCCATTGCCACCTTGCTCGCCAAGGGCAGCATCCTGAGGAGCGACCTCGAGGCGCTCAAGCAGGTCAAGGACCGCATCTTCTCGGACATCTCTGGTCTCGAACGTGTGAGTGTCAGTCGTGGCGACGCCGGAGTTGGCGGCCTGAGTGGGCTCAGGGTGTGGCTCGAGAAGCAGCGTCCGCTCCTCACGATGGACCTCAGGGAGCGTGGTTTGCGGCCGCCCAGGGGCGTACTCCTCGTGGGTGTGCCTGGCTGCGGGAAATCGCTCTCCGCCAAGGCCATTGCCAGCGATTGGGGCCTGCCCCTTTATCGATTGGACCTGGCGAACATCCATGGAAAGTTCCTCGGGCAGTCGGAGGGCCAGTTGAAGGAGGCACTCGCGACTGCGGATCGCGTTGCACCCTGCGTCTTGTGGATCGACGAGATCGAGAAAGGGCTTGGGGGCAGCGGCGACTCCGACGGAGGCACCTCGAGTCGGGTGCTGGGTCACTTCCTCTATTGGCTCCAGGAAGGTCGCGCCAGAGTCTTTGTAGTGAGCACGGCGAACGACATCTCCCGGCTGCCACCCGAGCTGTTCAGACGCGGCCGCTTCGACGAGCTCTTCTTCGTCGATCTCCCCACCGATGAGGAGCGTGGCGAGATCATCGCGTTGTATGCGAAGCGCTATCGACTGCCCCTGCAGTCCGGCTTGCTGGACGACCTGGTCCAGCTATCGGACGGCTTCGCGGGGAGTGACCTGCAGGCCGCCGTCGCCGATGTGGCCAAGGAGGCGGTCATCAAGGGCGACGCCGCGGTGGACGAGGCACTGTGGCGGCGAGTCTTTGCCAATGTGGTGCCACTGTCGCGGACGAACCCTGAGGCCATCGACAGCATTCGGGCATGGGGACGGGAGCGGGCCGTCCCAGCGTCGGGGCAGGCACCTGCAGCTGCACCAGACCAACCGAAGGCACGACGCTCAGTGCTGGCGTAG